In Arthrobacter sp. CJ23, the genomic window CAGCGCGCTGGCCAAGAGCCTCAGCGACCACCTGCTGGAGGCCGGCATCCATGCGGTGGTGGGGATCGGCGGCGCCTACACGAAGCCGAACGGCCTTCGCTGGAGCTATTTCGAGGCGCGCGACGCCCTGGCGCACGGCCTGCCGGTCAACGAGCCCGAACGCCTGAGCCTGACGTCGCTGCTGCTCGCGAGCGAGGACGTGCCGCTGGCGGACATGGCGAGCGAATCGCTCACTCCTCTGCGCAAGTTCGACGCCGCGCATGGCGCCGAGCTCGTGGCCACCCTGGAGAGCTACCTGAACCACAACGGCTCCGTGGCCGCGGTGGCCGAGGCGCTGACCCTGCACCGCAACACCGTGCGCTACCGGCTGGCGCAGATCACCGAGCTCACGGGCTACGACCCCGCCCAGACCCAGGACCGGGTGCAGCTGTGGCTCGCCCTGGCCGTGCAGCGACTGGGGGCGCGCCACCCGCGCTAGGGAAGCCGGGCCGGACCGCTGGAGAGGTTCACCACAAAACTCTAGACATTAGACGTCAAACGTCTAACCTTTAGATATGGCTGCGACGACCCCTTACACCCCGACCACAGGAAACATCCCACAAACTGCCCCCGCCAACGTGGCAACAGCCCACACGGTGAAGGCAGTACCCAAGACGCGCGTCGTCGCCGTCGTCGGCATTATTGCCGTGGTGCTCATTGGCCTTAACCTGCGCGCGGGCATCACCAGCTCCGCTGCGCTGTTCCACGAACTGCAGCAGGTCCTGGGCTATGGCGCCCTGGTGGCGTCGATCCTGCCATCGATCCCGCTCCTGTGCTTCGCCGTTGCCGGCTTGGGAACGTCCTGGCTGACCCGGCGCGTGGGGGTTGAGAAGGCGATCGCCATCGCCCTCGCGCTGCTCGCCGGCGGCCTGCTGGTCCGCGGCGTTCCGTTCACGGGTGCGCTGCTGGGCGGTACGGTCCTGGCGATGTCCGGCCTCGCCGTGTGCAACGTTGCCATGCCGTCGTTCATCCGCGAGCACTACTCGGACCGCACCTCGATGATGACCGGCGTCTACACCTTCACCATGTCCGGCGGCGCCACGTTCGCTGCGGCCGTCAGTGTTCCACTCGCGCAGCAGCTCGGCTCGCCGTCATTGGGTCTTGCGGCCTGGGGACTGCTGGGCGTGGCCGCACTGCTCGGCTTCCTGCCCGTTGTCCTGCACTCGCACCGGAACGCCACCAAGACGGACCGGGCCCGCGTCTCCATGTGGCCGCTGCTGCGCACCCGCCTGGGGATCCTGATCACCGCCATCTTCACCTTCCAGGCTTTCCTTGCCTATGCCGTGATGAGCTGGTTCGCCTACATCCTCACATCGCAGGGACTCAGCGCTTCCGAAAGCGGCCTGCAGTTCGGCGTAATGCAGCTGGTCTCCGTCGCTGCCGGCATGATCCTGCTCGCCTTCGGCTCCAGGCCCGGCATGCTGCGCCCCGCCCTCTACCTTGCAAGCAGCGCCACCCTGGTGGCCATCGCCACCATGATCTGGCTGCCGACGTCGCTGGCGGTGGTCCCCGCCGTGCTGTTCGGTTTCGGCCTGGGCATCTTCCCGCTGGTTTTGGTGATCATCAGCCGCAGCGGACGGTCGACGGCGGAAACCACCGCACTCTCCACCATCGCCCAATCGCTGGGATACTTGATTGCGGCAGTTGGCCCCTTTGGCATGGGGCTGCTCCACAGCGCCACCGGGGGCTGGGTACTGCCCCTGAGTTTGCTGTCCATCGTGGCCGTGGCGCTCATGGTTACCTGCCACCTGCTTACCAGCAAGCGCACTGCATCCAAGACCGGACAGAGGACAGCATGACCCTGACCCCTTCGCATCGCCCGGCCCTCGCCGAGGAGATCACCGCCAAGCTGCGGGACATGATCACGTCCGGCGAATGGCCGCTCCAGGAACGCATCCCGGCCGAGCCTGAGCTCATGGCGAGCCTTGGCGTCTCGCGGGGAACCCTCCGCGAGGCCATCAAGGCACTGGCGCATTCCGGCATGCTCGAAGTCCGCCGGGGGGATGGCACGTATGTGAGGGCCAACAGCGAGATGTCTGGCGCAGCCCAGCGCATGTACCAGGAACACACACAGGAACACATCGTGGAAGTACGGCTCGGCCTGGACACCCAGGCTGCCCGCTTGGCCACCAAACACGCCACTGTGGAGGATCTTGCCGAGATGCGCCGGCTCCTTGCGCTGCGTCACGACGCCTGGCTGGCCGAGGACTACCCCACGTGGGCGCGCGCGGACTGGGACTTCCACGAACGTGTGGCCTTGGCGTCAGGGAACCCGCTCCTGCACCAGCTCTACGTTTCCTTCGGCGGCGTCTTCCACAACGACCTCCTCCGCCAGCAACGCAAGGGTGGTTTCAACGGCATCCCCCGCGAGGGCCACGACGAGTTGGTGGACGCCGTGGAGGCCCATGATCCCGATGCCGCAGTAGCCAGCGTGTACCGGAACCTGGACTACTGCGCGGACCAGGTTCGGCCGTAGCTAGCTCGTTTCCACCCCGGCTCCGGCTGCGTCCCGGAACCTCGCGTCGATCAGCACCACATCCCTTCCGGCCCGGTCCAGGAGACTCGCCGCGACGCTCGCCCGGTAGCCCGTGGCGCAGTGCACCCAGATCCTCGTTTCGGGCAGCTCCGTGATGTGCTGCAACAGGTCATACACCGGTACGTTCAGGGCTCCGGTGACATGCGAGGCCGCGAATTCGTCGGGGCGGCGGACATCCAGGACCACGTCGTCCGGCGTTCTGTCCTTGACGAGCCCGGCCCAGTCCGCGTGGGGGTAACCGGCCAGCGGAGTGTCCGGTGCCAGGGCTCCCGGTTCGGTCCCCACGGCGGCATCCGGGCTATCGATGCCGATTCTCGCCAGGTCACGGATCGCCTTCTCTACTTCGTCCAACGGGCCCAGCAGGGTGAGCGGCTGGTTCCACGGGATCACCCAGCCGAGGTAGCTCGTGAAGTTGGAGCCGCTTCCGTATTCGAAGCTCACGCTGCCATGGAGATGACTGTCCGCGAAGGCAACCCGGTGGCGCAGATCCACCACCCACTCCCCCGACCGCAGCCTCCTGGCCAGTTCCGCAGCGTCCACCGAATCCGGGACGCCCAGGTTCGCCGGGCCGGGACCTTCCGCGTTGAGCGGGTTCATGTGGGCGTAGTAGGCCGGGTAGGCCGTGATGTTCTCCAGCAACTCGGCCACAAAGTGGTCCTCGTCCGGATCAGTCAGGGCGTGGTTGGAGCATGTTTGCTGGCCGATCGTGGACGCCGGGATTCTGCTCGCGGGGCCGATGGAGCAGAACGAGCCGAAGCCATGGGTGGGGTACAGGGCCGCGTCCGGATCGGCCTCCGAAACCAGCCGCCGCACCGAGGCGTACTGCTCGTGGGCCAGCCCTGCGGTCTCGG contains:
- a CDS encoding MFS transporter translates to MAATTPYTPTTGNIPQTAPANVATAHTVKAVPKTRVVAVVGIIAVVLIGLNLRAGITSSAALFHELQQVLGYGALVASILPSIPLLCFAVAGLGTSWLTRRVGVEKAIAIALALLAGGLLVRGVPFTGALLGGTVLAMSGLAVCNVAMPSFIREHYSDRTSMMTGVYTFTMSGGATFAAAVSVPLAQQLGSPSLGLAAWGLLGVAALLGFLPVVLHSHRNATKTDRARVSMWPLLRTRLGILITAIFTFQAFLAYAVMSWFAYILTSQGLSASESGLQFGVMQLVSVAAGMILLAFGSRPGMLRPALYLASSATLVAIATMIWLPTSLAVVPAVLFGFGLGIFPLVLVIISRSGRSTAETTALSTIAQSLGYLIAAVGPFGMGLLHSATGGWVLPLSLLSIVAVALMVTCHLLTSKRTASKTGQRTA
- a CDS encoding FadR/GntR family transcriptional regulator, whose protein sequence is MTLTPSHRPALAEEITAKLRDMITSGEWPLQERIPAEPELMASLGVSRGTLREAIKALAHSGMLEVRRGDGTYVRANSEMSGAAQRMYQEHTQEHIVEVRLGLDTQAARLATKHATVEDLAEMRRLLALRHDAWLAEDYPTWARADWDFHERVALASGNPLLHQLYVSFGGVFHNDLLRQQRKGGFNGIPREGHDELVDAVEAHDPDAAVASVYRNLDYCADQVRP
- a CDS encoding rhodanese-like domain-containing protein, giving the protein MDVVVIETPQLGDRSYLVHDGIVGLVIDPQRDTGRVEAAARAAGVRITHVAETHLHNDYVTGGLILAKEHGAQYLVNAADAVAFHRVPVSDGQLIQVGRLTVKVVATPGHTHTHLSYVVREDGPDGGRQAVFSGGSLLYGSVGRTDLVAEAETAGLAHEQYASVRRLVSEADPDAALYPTHGFGSFCSIGPASRIPASTIGQQTCSNHALTDPDEDHFVAELLENITAYPAYYAHMNPLNAEGPGPANLGVPDSVDAAELARRLRSGEWVVDLRHRVAFADSHLHGSVSFEYGSGSNFTSYLGWVIPWNQPLTLLGPLDEVEKAIRDLARIGIDSPDAAVGTEPGALAPDTPLAGYPHADWAGLVKDRTPDDVVLDVRRPDEFAASHVTGALNVPVYDLLQHITELPETRIWVHCATGYRASVAASLLDRAGRDVVLIDARFRDAAGAGVETS